In Streptomyces sp. SN-593, a single genomic region encodes these proteins:
- a CDS encoding AfsR/SARP family transcriptional regulator: MRYFVLGVTEARSDDGTVVPLTGAKVRAVLTVLAARAGHPVPPETLIAEVWTREPPADAAGALQALVARLRKALGRDAVASEPGGYRLNTPRQSVDLFAFEELLRTGEAELRDGRPEEAARTLGQALGLWRGPALADLPDRGAAAARTDALRLAALRAKFEAELARGQTAAVLPALREAVAAHPLDEPFHAQLIRALRASGRSADALVAYEEARTVLADTLGADPGPELRALHTELLRPPEPDGPTAGDARHRTASGAPSVGPLPPSAPSPAPPPPRRGNLRARLTSFVGRESELAAIRADIRAARLVTLTGPGGSGKTRLAQEAAEAAQDGYPDGVWLAELAPLDDPYAVPHAVLNALGRRDTLVLAPARDALGGENPMERLVEYCTGRRLLLVLDNCEHLVGATAYLAEDLLARCPELTVLATSREPLGVPGELVRPVEPLPPRTAYRLFAERARTARPQAVPDPAHHPAPDPAPHLAPDPAPDTVPGRGPTPGADRAPAGRHNGHRDSSGSDTVDEAAIREICRRLDGLPLAIELAAARLRALSPRQIADRLDDRFRLLTGGSRTLLPRQQTLRAVVDWSWDLLDDRERTTLCALSVFAGGCTLAAAEAVCGPDALDTVAQLVDKSLVVAEHDRTAGTRYRLLETIHEYALERAHEHPAALVAAGERHTAYVRDLAVSVDPLLRGSDQLHWFEVLETELDNVRAALHRALVHRSEADAVAIALGMGWFWWLRNYRDEASGWLTQVAAMGADRLGDTDDPMYWPRLDLQLLLLFVQGDSATEDQWAAPDVKAMVNLVSAAYRDAGPPAARFPGMLWPFTLYVSGGGRMVLAETDRVVDNCRANGGDWELAAALMFRMHVTVDSPGGTARVDRDRAELSELAGRLGDRWIRAQVHSARAEIETLHGDYAAARDGFEEAYRLGRELGAFSEGAFLLGRMAELAHRCGDDEDARRLLDDAEEEAERYAVMDARTYIRYLRSLILLRQGAVREARELYGTAVGRIADGTPPPMFHVLLRGLSAGLTAAEGDLPGALVEAAEAVRMAEEENCTEAVVGAQFDTAAQILAELGDAPAALRMAGASDAVRGALPRTLPEQAGDDAVTARAAALLAPEEAVRQRARGAGRSRQESIEELAALALSFH, encoded by the coding sequence GTGCGCTACTTCGTACTCGGGGTCACCGAGGCCAGGTCGGACGACGGCACCGTCGTTCCGCTGACCGGTGCGAAGGTCCGCGCGGTCCTCACCGTCCTCGCCGCCCGGGCCGGCCACCCCGTGCCCCCGGAGACCCTGATCGCCGAGGTCTGGACGCGGGAGCCGCCCGCCGACGCCGCGGGCGCACTCCAGGCCCTGGTCGCGCGGTTGCGCAAGGCCCTCGGGCGCGACGCGGTGGCCTCGGAGCCGGGCGGCTACCGGCTGAACACGCCGCGGCAGAGCGTCGACCTGTTCGCGTTCGAGGAACTGCTGCGCACCGGCGAGGCGGAACTGCGGGACGGCCGCCCCGAGGAGGCAGCCCGCACCCTGGGCCAGGCGCTCGGCCTGTGGCGCGGCCCGGCGCTCGCGGACCTGCCGGACCGCGGTGCCGCAGCAGCCCGCACCGACGCGCTGCGCCTCGCCGCGCTCCGCGCGAAGTTCGAGGCGGAGCTGGCTCGCGGGCAGACCGCCGCCGTCCTCCCGGCGCTGCGGGAGGCCGTGGCCGCCCACCCGCTGGACGAGCCGTTCCACGCGCAGCTCATCCGCGCGCTGCGGGCGAGCGGCCGCAGCGCCGACGCCCTGGTGGCGTACGAGGAGGCCAGGACCGTGCTCGCCGACACGCTCGGCGCCGACCCCGGACCGGAACTGCGCGCGCTGCACACGGAGTTGCTGAGGCCCCCCGAGCCTGACGGGCCGACCGCCGGTGACGCCCGGCACCGTACGGCCTCCGGCGCGCCGTCCGTGGGGCCGCTGCCCCCGTCGGCCCCGTCTCCGGCGCCCCCGCCGCCCCGGCGCGGCAACCTGCGGGCGCGCCTGACGAGCTTCGTCGGCCGCGAGAGTGAACTCGCCGCGATCCGCGCCGACATACGGGCCGCCCGGCTGGTGACGCTCACCGGTCCGGGCGGTTCGGGGAAGACCCGGCTGGCGCAGGAGGCGGCCGAGGCCGCGCAGGACGGGTACCCGGACGGTGTGTGGCTGGCCGAACTCGCCCCGCTGGACGACCCGTACGCCGTTCCGCACGCCGTGCTGAACGCGCTGGGGCGCCGCGACACCCTCGTCCTGGCCCCGGCGCGCGACGCGTTGGGCGGCGAGAACCCGATGGAGCGGCTGGTGGAGTACTGCACCGGCCGCCGCCTGCTGCTGGTGCTGGACAACTGCGAGCACCTGGTCGGGGCCACCGCGTACCTGGCGGAGGACCTGCTCGCCCGCTGCCCGGAGCTGACCGTGCTCGCCACCAGCCGCGAACCGCTGGGCGTACCGGGCGAGTTGGTCCGCCCGGTGGAGCCACTGCCGCCGCGCACCGCGTACCGGCTGTTCGCCGAGCGCGCCAGGACCGCCCGCCCGCAGGCGGTCCCGGACCCCGCCCACCACCCTGCTCCCGACCCCGCCCCGCACCTCGCCCCCGACCCTGCTCCGGACACGGTCCCGGGCCGCGGTCCGACCCCCGGCGCGGACCGTGCGCCGGCCGGTCGCCACAACGGGCACCGGGACAGCTCCGGCTCCGACACGGTGGACGAGGCCGCGATCCGCGAGATCTGCCGCCGGCTGGACGGCCTCCCGCTGGCGATCGAACTCGCGGCGGCCCGGCTTCGCGCGCTGTCCCCGCGGCAGATCGCCGACCGGCTCGACGACCGGTTCCGGCTGCTCACCGGCGGCAGCCGCACCCTCCTGCCGCGCCAGCAGACCCTGCGCGCGGTCGTGGACTGGAGCTGGGACCTGCTCGACGACCGCGAGCGCACGACGCTGTGCGCGCTGAGCGTCTTCGCCGGCGGCTGCACGCTCGCCGCGGCCGAGGCGGTGTGCGGCCCGGACGCGCTGGACACGGTGGCCCAACTGGTGGACAAGTCCCTGGTGGTGGCCGAGCACGACCGCACCGCCGGCACCCGCTACCGGCTGCTGGAGACGATCCACGAGTACGCCCTGGAGCGGGCCCACGAACACCCCGCCGCGCTCGTGGCGGCCGGCGAGCGGCACACCGCGTACGTCCGCGACCTGGCCGTGTCCGTCGACCCGCTGCTGCGCGGCAGCGACCAGTTGCACTGGTTCGAGGTGCTGGAGACCGAACTGGACAACGTCAGGGCCGCGTTGCACCGCGCCCTCGTGCACCGTTCCGAGGCCGACGCGGTCGCGATCGCGCTGGGCATGGGGTGGTTCTGGTGGTTGCGCAACTACCGCGACGAGGCGTCCGGTTGGCTCACCCAGGTGGCCGCGATGGGCGCGGACCGGCTGGGCGACACCGACGACCCGATGTACTGGCCGCGCCTCGACCTGCAATTGCTGCTGCTGTTCGTGCAGGGCGACAGCGCGACCGAGGACCAGTGGGCGGCGCCGGACGTGAAGGCGATGGTCAACCTGGTCTCCGCCGCCTACCGCGACGCCGGTCCGCCCGCCGCCCGCTTCCCGGGCATGCTGTGGCCGTTCACGCTCTACGTGTCCGGCGGCGGCCGGATGGTGCTCGCCGAGACCGACCGGGTGGTCGACAACTGCCGTGCCAACGGCGGCGACTGGGAGCTGGCCGCCGCGCTGATGTTCCGGATGCACGTGACCGTCGACTCGCCGGGCGGCACCGCGCGGGTCGACCGGGACCGGGCGGAACTGAGCGAGCTGGCCGGGCGGTTGGGCGACCGCTGGATTCGGGCCCAGGTGCACAGCGCCCGGGCCGAGATCGAGACGCTGCACGGCGACTACGCCGCGGCCAGGGACGGCTTCGAGGAGGCGTATCGGCTCGGCCGTGAGCTGGGCGCGTTCAGCGAGGGTGCCTTCCTGCTGGGGCGGATGGCCGAACTGGCGCACCGGTGCGGCGACGACGAGGATGCCCGGCGGCTCCTCGACGACGCCGAGGAGGAGGCCGAGCGGTACGCGGTGATGGACGCCCGCACCTACATCCGCTACCTGCGGTCGCTGATCCTGCTGCGTCAGGGAGCCGTGCGCGAGGCCCGCGAGCTGTACGGGACCGCGGTGGGCCGGATCGCCGACGGCACCCCGCCGCCGATGTTCCACGTGCTGCTGCGCGGCCTGTCCGCCGGGCTCACCGCCGCCGAGGGGGACCTGCCCGGCGCGCTGGTCGAGGCCGCCGAGGCGGTGCGGATGGCGGAGGAGGAGAACTGCACGGAGGCGGTGGTCGGCGCCCAGTTCGACACGGCGGCGCAGATCCTCGCCGAGCTGGGCGACGCGCCCGCCGCGCTGCGGATGGCCGGTGCGTCGGACGCGGTCCGCGGCGCCCTGCCCCGGACCCTGCCCGAGCAGGCGGGCGACGACGCGGTGACGGCCCGGGCGGCGGCCTTGCTCGCCCCGGAGGAGGCGGTCCGGCAGCGGGCGCGCGGGGCGGGGCGCAGCCGGCAGGAGTCGATCGAGGAGCTGGCGGCGCTCGCCCTCAGTTTTCATTGA
- the tmk gene encoding dTMP kinase, whose product MTRSEQPPQPAADVTEAFATDLSADSRERAVGALLKIPALRRLWSAQLTGAVADRLGLLVLLVLTVQATVTAHSFGGGYRGVAYSVAAVFGARLVASLLFGAVLLAPLAGLTQESGPLDRRWTMIGADGVRLGLFIVAPLWVTWVPHSAHLWLLATAFVAGLAERLWTIAKDGAAPALLPPPGDTSVRPAPDHLTTLQRLDLRTGFVALPLAAASLVVVTLVNTLIAVGVDWFDLHQAALSSYVAAGLFSSSMAVLYLLELPSGGAAKPHSPLEGLRLPKGPAGAERGRTGALPLLVLATAAVAGSIAVAVAVAVLHALALGFGPTGFGLLVLALTAGTVLGIRIAPHTVPGLSRRRLLAVGTGVTGIALLLTGVVPDQATVLALSLLAGTAAGVTANAGHTLIEQEAEEARRPRTVEHLHAVVRAVLGVAAVAGPLVAAAIGPHRVQNGHFTFDHGGAAYTLILVGALLLPVAALVLGKTDDRSGVPLRRDLREALRGAEPATGPAATGFFIAVEGGDGAGKSTQVEAVADWIRAKGHEVVVTREPGATAVGKRLRSILLDVSSAGVSHRAEALLYAADRAEHVDTVVKPALERGAVVVSDRYIDSSVAYQGAGRDLAPTEIARISRWATGGLVPHLTVLLDVPPETARERFTEAPDRLESEPAEFHERVRAGFLTLAAADPARYLVVDAAQDPEAVTTVVRHRLDRMLPLSAQEIEARAEAERKAAEEAARLAAEEAARKAEEERQERERQEQLERLRREEEERRLAAEEAARREIAERKAAQEAEAARVAAEEAARRQAEEDARRAAEEAAYEAEQERLRRLADEQARLRAEAAEQRQEKQRKAEEALLRAEAARAAAAAAAAAAAAASDSEETAVLPAVSDAPAEEPDRGSGADSGRRSEGGSDDGSDGGPGGGSRGGSDGGSGSGSDTDHGSGSGSDAGSGSGSGSDRGSGSGTGTGTGSGSGSGDASGSASASDATTVMSAVPAVPDAGSDGDRSDSDATTVLPAVTPPPASSPSETTTVMTPIVPEHEPEHEPEPSGSSDETTELPPPAPGTARSDDPTDRVPPWLFRPDRTTGDERTREMPAAQPPRRPRPQWAEETPLDDLPTLADELLGPRDREDPPRG is encoded by the coding sequence ATGACGCGATCCGAGCAGCCACCGCAGCCCGCGGCGGACGTCACCGAGGCGTTCGCGACCGACCTCTCGGCCGACTCCCGTGAGCGTGCCGTGGGCGCGTTGCTGAAGATTCCCGCCCTGCGCAGGCTGTGGAGCGCTCAACTGACGGGCGCGGTCGCCGACCGCCTCGGCCTGCTGGTGCTGCTCGTGCTCACCGTGCAGGCCACCGTCACCGCCCACTCCTTCGGCGGCGGCTACCGGGGCGTCGCGTACAGCGTCGCCGCCGTGTTCGGCGCCCGCCTGGTGGCGTCCCTGCTCTTCGGCGCGGTGCTGCTCGCGCCGCTGGCCGGGCTCACCCAGGAGAGCGGTCCGCTCGACCGGCGCTGGACGATGATCGGCGCCGACGGCGTACGGCTCGGCCTGTTCATCGTCGCCCCGCTGTGGGTCACGTGGGTCCCGCACTCGGCGCACCTGTGGCTGCTGGCCACCGCGTTCGTCGCCGGGCTCGCCGAGCGGCTGTGGACGATCGCGAAGGACGGCGCCGCACCGGCGCTGCTGCCCCCGCCGGGCGACACGTCGGTCCGCCCCGCCCCCGACCACCTCACCACGCTGCAACGGCTCGACCTGCGCACGGGCTTCGTCGCCCTGCCGCTGGCCGCGGCGTCGCTGGTGGTCGTCACCCTCGTCAACACGCTGATCGCGGTGGGCGTCGACTGGTTCGACCTGCACCAGGCCGCGCTGTCGTCCTACGTGGCCGCCGGCCTCTTCTCGTCCTCGATGGCCGTGCTGTACCTGCTGGAGCTGCCCTCCGGCGGCGCCGCCAAGCCGCACTCCCCGCTGGAGGGCCTGCGGCTGCCCAAGGGCCCGGCCGGCGCCGAGCGCGGCCGTACCGGCGCGCTGCCGCTGCTGGTGCTCGCCACCGCCGCGGTGGCCGGCTCGATCGCGGTCGCGGTCGCCGTCGCCGTCCTGCACGCGCTCGCCCTCGGCTTCGGGCCGACCGGCTTCGGCCTGCTGGTGCTGGCGCTGACCGCGGGCACCGTGCTCGGCATCCGGATCGCCCCCCACACGGTGCCCGGACTCTCCCGCCGCCGCCTGCTGGCCGTCGGCACCGGCGTCACCGGTATCGCGCTGCTGCTGACCGGCGTCGTGCCGGACCAGGCCACGGTGCTGGCGCTGTCGCTGCTGGCCGGTACCGCGGCCGGAGTCACCGCGAACGCCGGGCACACCCTGATCGAGCAGGAGGCCGAGGAGGCCCGCAGGCCGCGGACCGTCGAGCACCTGCACGCCGTGGTGCGCGCCGTGCTCGGCGTGGCCGCGGTCGCGGGGCCGCTGGTCGCCGCCGCGATCGGCCCGCACCGCGTCCAGAACGGCCACTTCACCTTCGACCACGGCGGTGCCGCCTACACCCTGATCCTGGTCGGCGCGCTGCTGCTGCCGGTCGCCGCGCTGGTGCTCGGCAAGACCGACGACCGCTCCGGGGTGCCGCTCCGCCGCGACCTGCGCGAGGCGCTGCGCGGCGCCGAGCCGGCCACCGGACCGGCCGCCACCGGCTTCTTCATCGCCGTCGAGGGCGGCGACGGAGCCGGCAAGTCCACCCAGGTCGAGGCGGTCGCGGACTGGATCAGGGCGAAGGGCCACGAGGTCGTCGTCACCCGCGAGCCTGGCGCCACCGCGGTCGGCAAGCGGCTGCGCTCCATACTCCTCGACGTCTCCTCCGCCGGGGTCTCGCACCGCGCCGAGGCCCTGCTCTACGCCGCCGACCGTGCCGAGCACGTCGACACCGTGGTGAAGCCCGCACTGGAACGCGGCGCGGTGGTCGTCTCCGACCGCTACATCGACTCCTCCGTCGCCTACCAGGGCGCCGGGCGCGACCTCGCCCCCACCGAGATCGCCCGCATCTCCCGGTGGGCCACCGGCGGGCTCGTCCCGCACCTGACGGTGCTCCTGGACGTGCCGCCGGAGACCGCCAGGGAGCGCTTCACCGAGGCCCCGGACCGGCTGGAGTCCGAGCCGGCGGAGTTCCACGAGCGGGTGCGCGCCGGCTTCCTGACCCTCGCCGCCGCCGACCCCGCCCGCTACCTCGTGGTGGACGCGGCCCAGGACCCCGAGGCGGTCACCACCGTCGTACGGCACCGGCTCGACCGCATGCTGCCGCTCTCCGCCCAGGAGATCGAGGCGCGTGCCGAGGCCGAGCGCAAGGCGGCCGAGGAGGCGGCGCGACTGGCCGCCGAGGAGGCCGCGCGCAAGGCCGAGGAGGAACGACAGGAACGCGAGCGCCAGGAGCAGTTGGAACGGCTGCGCCGCGAGGAGGAGGAGCGCAGGCTCGCCGCCGAGGAGGCCGCGCGCCGCGAGATCGCCGAGCGCAAGGCCGCGCAGGAGGCCGAGGCGGCCCGCGTCGCCGCGGAGGAGGCCGCGCGCCGCCAGGCCGAGGAGGACGCCCGGCGCGCCGCCGAGGAGGCCGCGTACGAAGCGGAGCAGGAGCGTCTGCGGCGGCTCGCCGACGAGCAGGCGCGGCTGCGCGCCGAGGCGGCCGAGCAGCGGCAGGAGAAGCAGCGCAAGGCCGAGGAGGCGCTGCTGCGCGCGGAGGCGGCGCGTGCCGCGGCGGCTGCGGCGGCCGCGGCTGCTGCCGCCGCCTCCGACTCGGAGGAGACCGCGGTGCTGCCGGCGGTGTCGGACGCGCCCGCGGAGGAGCCCGACCGGGGCTCCGGCGCGGACTCCGGCCGCCGTTCCGAGGGCGGTTCCGACGACGGTTCCGATGGCGGGCCCGGGGGCGGGTCCCGCGGCGGTTCCGACGGTGGTTCCGGGAGCGGTTCGGACACCGACCACGGTTCCGGTTCCGGCTCGGATGCCGGTTCCGGCTCCGGCTCCGGCTCGGACAGGGGTTCCGGCTCCGGTACGGGTACGGGTACGGGCTCGGGTTCCGGGTCCGGCGATGCGTCCGGCTCCGCGTCCGCCTCCGACGCGACCACGGTGATGTCGGCCGTGCCGGCGGTGCCCGACGCGGGTTCCGACGGCGACCGGTCGGACTCCGACGCGACCACGGTGCTCCCGGCCGTCACGCCGCCTCCGGCCTCGTCCCCCTCCGAGACCACGACCGTGATGACCCCGATCGTGCCCGAGCACGAGCCCGAGCACGAGCCGGAGCCGTCCGGCAGCAGCGACGAGACCACGGAGCTGCCGCCCCCGGCCCCCGGCACCGCCCGTTCCGACGACCCCACCGACCGGGTGCCGCCGTGGCTCTTCCGTCCCGACCGGACCACCGGCGACGAGCGCACCCGCGAGATGCCCGCCGCCCAGCCCCCGCGCCGGCCGCGCCCGCAGTGGGCCGAGGAGACCCCCCTCGACGACCTGCCCACCCTTGCCGACGAGCTGCTCGGCCCGCGTGACCGCGAGGACCCGCCGCGCGGCTGA
- a CDS encoding TetR/AcrR family transcriptional regulator, which produces MHLQDSRRTSAADSDRHGGITRPAPLRVDAQRNLEHVLRAAREVFGELGYGAPMEDVARRARVGVGTVYRRFPSKDVLVRRIAKEETARLTEQARTALGQEDEAWSALARFLRTSAASGAGRLLPPQVLRVEGGPGAMEPRPGGDEPVRVPSQRTPVPVGPAGAPDQGLPAGADHTGALPVEHSGPPVGQGRDATESRADDDGVGTLLDVVGQLVERARQAGELRTDVSVADVLLVIATSPPALPDAHQQEAASARLLDILLEGLRPRPGLRRTEHVTEADHHSGADPIE; this is translated from the coding sequence ATGCACCTTCAGGACTCTCGACGTACTTCGGCTGCCGATTCGGACCGTCACGGGGGCATCACGCGCCCGGCGCCCCTGCGGGTCGACGCCCAGCGGAATCTCGAACACGTACTGCGCGCCGCCCGCGAGGTCTTCGGCGAACTCGGTTACGGCGCGCCGATGGAGGACGTGGCCCGGCGGGCCCGGGTCGGCGTCGGCACCGTCTACCGCCGTTTCCCCAGCAAGGACGTGCTGGTCAGGCGGATCGCGAAGGAGGAGACGGCGCGGCTGACCGAGCAGGCGCGTACCGCGCTCGGGCAGGAGGACGAGGCGTGGTCCGCGCTCGCCCGCTTCCTGCGCACCTCCGCGGCCTCGGGCGCCGGCCGGCTGCTGCCGCCGCAGGTGCTGCGGGTGGAGGGCGGGCCGGGCGCCATGGAACCGCGTCCCGGCGGTGACGAGCCGGTCCGGGTGCCGTCGCAGCGCACTCCGGTGCCGGTGGGCCCGGCGGGTGCGCCCGACCAGGGCCTTCCGGCGGGCGCCGACCACACCGGCGCGCTGCCCGTCGAGCACTCCGGGCCGCCGGTCGGCCAGGGGCGCGACGCCACCGAGTCGCGGGCGGACGACGACGGGGTGGGCACTCTGCTCGACGTCGTCGGGCAACTGGTCGAACGCGCCCGGCAGGCAGGCGAGTTGCGTACCGACGTGTCGGTGGCCGATGTGCTGCTGGTCATCGCGACCTCCCCGCCCGCGCTGCCCGACGCGCACCAGCAGGAGGCGGCGTCGGCCCGACTGCTGGACATCCTGCTCGAAGGGCTGCGCCCGCGGCCGGGCCTGCGCCGCACGGAACACGTCACGGAGGCCGACCACCACTCCGGTGCCGACCCGATCGAGTGA
- a CDS encoding sigma-70 family RNA polymerase sigma factor, giving the protein MPADADLHPAEHPGVEPDAAPGPSVGARLDGTRAPRASQPLPVTATVPAQSAPSGAPPARSGYSDAELVDQVRAGQDSAYGELYRRHADSVRRYARSCCRDAHTAEDLTGEVFARTLQAIRGGSGPESAVRAYLLTTVRRVAATWGSTARREQLVEDFAVFAVSAAGAGATERGADLGADVRAMREAERSLAIRAFRTLPERWQTVLWHTAVEDESPSEIAPLLGLTPNAAAVLAHRAREGLRQAYLQAHVSSTLTAEGECARYADRLGAHARGGLRLRADRELNRHLKECARCTAASAELADLNSALKGLLPVAYIGWFAAAYAAKTAGIVVAGGAAATAAAGGAAAAATGSGGATAAAGGAAASEGLGAPAKAGIAAAVVVAAAGAAFAFTLTGGHGKAPAKPEAKPPVTAPVTSAPPPSPAPKPTPKRAAPPPAPAATTPAATTPPPQVTPKAVPKPAPAPPAPKPKPRPTPTPTPTPTPPPAPTAYKVNALPVMGLGAASDEPAIVPQGPRNWWWDRTDPGIGGTTYDHGISVHAPSTVDIALNRACVSYDARAGIDDLVSPLLRTSVTFAVYADGSRLWRSGPVHPGDPAVPVHVDLTGRKTLRLEVTPDSRPLSFANLADWADSVITCG; this is encoded by the coding sequence CTGCCGGCCGACGCCGACCTGCACCCCGCCGAACACCCCGGTGTGGAACCGGACGCGGCACCTGGCCCGTCGGTCGGCGCGCGTCTCGACGGCACCCGGGCGCCCCGGGCGTCCCAGCCGCTCCCGGTGACCGCCACCGTGCCGGCGCAGTCGGCTCCTTCCGGCGCCCCGCCCGCCCGATCCGGCTACTCGGACGCCGAGTTGGTCGACCAGGTCAGGGCCGGCCAGGACAGCGCCTACGGAGAGCTGTACCGCCGCCACGCCGACTCCGTGCGGCGCTACGCGCGTTCGTGCTGCCGCGACGCCCACACCGCGGAGGACCTCACCGGTGAGGTCTTCGCCCGCACCCTGCAGGCCATCCGGGGTGGCAGTGGACCCGAATCCGCTGTCCGCGCCTACCTGTTGACCACCGTCCGGCGGGTCGCCGCGACCTGGGGCAGCACCGCCCGCCGCGAACAACTGGTCGAGGACTTCGCGGTGTTCGCCGTGTCCGCGGCCGGCGCCGGGGCCACCGAGCGGGGCGCGGACCTCGGCGCCGACGTCCGTGCCATGCGCGAGGCCGAACGCAGCCTGGCCATCCGGGCGTTCCGCACCCTGCCCGAACGCTGGCAGACCGTCCTGTGGCACACCGCGGTCGAGGACGAGTCGCCCAGCGAGATCGCCCCGCTCCTCGGCCTGACCCCCAACGCGGCCGCGGTGCTGGCGCACCGCGCCCGGGAGGGCCTGCGCCAGGCGTACCTCCAGGCGCACGTCAGCAGCACGCTGACCGCCGAGGGCGAGTGCGCCCGGTACGCCGACCGGCTCGGCGCGCACGCCCGCGGCGGCCTGCGGCTGCGCGCGGACCGGGAGTTGAACCGGCACCTCAAGGAGTGCGCGCGGTGCACCGCCGCCTCGGCCGAACTCGCCGACCTCAACTCCGCGCTCAAGGGCCTGCTGCCGGTCGCGTACATCGGCTGGTTCGCCGCGGCCTACGCCGCCAAGACAGCCGGGATCGTGGTCGCGGGCGGTGCGGCCGCCACCGCCGCCGCGGGGGGCGCGGCGGCCGCGGCCACCGGTTCGGGCGGCGCCACCGCCGCCGCGGGGGGCGCCGCGGCGAGCGAGGGGCTGGGGGCGCCCGCGAAGGCCGGCATCGCCGCGGCCGTGGTGGTGGCCGCCGCCGGAGCCGCCTTCGCCTTCACGCTCACCGGGGGCCACGGGAAGGCCCCGGCGAAGCCGGAGGCCAAGCCGCCGGTCACCGCGCCGGTCACGTCCGCGCCGCCGCCGAGCCCGGCGCCGAAGCCGACCCCGAAGCGCGCGGCGCCCCCACCGGCGCCCGCCGCCACGACACCCGCGGCGACCACACCGCCGCCGCAGGTGACGCCGAAGGCCGTGCCGAAGCCGGCCCCGGCCCCGCCCGCCCCGAAGCCGAAGCCCCGGCCCACACCGACGCCGACGCCGACCCCCACGCCGCCGCCGGCCCCGACCGCCTACAAGGTGAACGCGCTGCCGGTCATGGGCCTCGGCGCGGCCTCCGACGAGCCCGCGATCGTCCCGCAGGGCCCGCGCAACTGGTGGTGGGACCGCACCGACCCCGGGATCGGCGGCACAACCTACGACCACGGCATCAGCGTGCACGCCCCCTCGACGGTGGACATCGCGCTCAACCGCGCCTGCGTCTCCTACGACGCCCGCGCCGGGATCGACGACCTGGTCAGCCCGCTGCTGCGCACCTCGGTCACCTTCGCGGTGTACGCCGACGGCAGCCGGCTGTGGCGCTCCGGCCCGGTGCACCCGGGCGATCCGGCCGTGCCGGTCCACGTGGACCTCACCGGCCGCAAGACGCTCCGGCTCGAGGTCACACCGGACTCCCGCCCCCTGTCCTTCGCCAACCTGGCGGACTGGGCCGACTCCGTGATCACCTGCGGCTAG
- a CDS encoding DsbA family oxidoreductase, with translation MKVEIYSDIACPWCHVGKSRFERALAAFPQGGAVEVVYRPFQLDPDAPHEPRPHREVLAAKFGPQAAAMDERLTRLGAAEGLAFDFDSVLENNSLLAHRLLRFALDTYGAAAQNRLKGTLMTGHFAEGLDIGDPEQLADAAVAAGLDRVAVASFLAGDALTDEVVADIARAREIGVTAVPTFVFEGQWAVQGGQETSTFLRVLEQVAKETADEDLAAPGADGCADGACAVQ, from the coding sequence GTGAAGGTCGAGATCTATTCGGACATCGCCTGCCCGTGGTGCCACGTCGGCAAGTCCCGCTTCGAACGGGCGCTGGCGGCGTTCCCGCAGGGCGGCGCGGTCGAGGTGGTCTACCGGCCGTTCCAGCTCGACCCGGACGCCCCCCACGAGCCCCGCCCGCACCGCGAGGTGCTGGCCGCGAAGTTCGGCCCCCAGGCCGCCGCCATGGACGAGCGGCTGACGCGGCTCGGCGCCGCCGAGGGACTCGCGTTCGACTTCGACTCCGTGCTGGAGAACAACTCGCTGCTCGCCCACCGGCTGCTGCGCTTCGCGCTCGACACCTACGGTGCCGCCGCGCAGAACCGGCTCAAGGGCACGCTGATGACCGGGCACTTCGCCGAGGGCCTGGACATCGGCGACCCCGAACAGCTCGCGGACGCCGCCGTCGCCGCCGGTCTCGACCGCGTCGCGGTGGCCTCCTTCCTGGCGGGCGACGCGCTGACCGACGAGGTCGTCGCCGACATCGCGCGCGCCCGCGAGATCGGTGTCACCGCCGTGCCGACCTTCGTCTTCGAGGGGCAGTGGGCGGTCCAGGGCGGCCAGGAGACCTCCACGTTCCTGCGCGTGCTGGAGCAGGTGGCCAAGGAGACGGCCGACGAGGACCTCGCGGCCCCGGGCGCGGACGGATGCGCCGACGGTGCCTGCGCGGTGCAGTGA